A window of Proteiniborus sp. DW1 genomic DNA:
TTTAAAAGGCTCAGTAAAGATTAGTGGGGCAAAAAATTCTACATTACCGATTATAGCGGCTTCACTTCTTTCTTCAGAGGTGTGTACTCTTGAAGATATACCAGCATTAGATGATGTAGATGTTATAAGTGAGGTACTTGCATCTTTAGGTGTAGACATAAATAGAGTCAGTAAAAACAGTCTAGAAATCAACTCTTCAAGGATTGCAAATATTGAAGCACCATATGAGTTAATGAGAAAAATGCGGGCTTCTTTTTTAGTAATGGGACCTTTATTGACCAGGATGGGTAGAGCGAGAGTATCTCTCCCAGGAGGTTGTGCAATAGGAACAAGACCTATAGACTTGCATTTAAAGGGGTTTAAGGCATTGGGAGCAAAGATAGATGTGGGTCATGGATATGTGGAGGCTAGTGCAGATAGACTTATAGGAGATAAAATATATCTTGACTTTCCAAGTGTAGGAGCTACAGAAAATATTATGATGGCAGCTACTCTGGCAGAGGGAGAGACCATAATAGAAAATGCTGCAATGGAGCCAGAAATAGTAGATCTAGCTAACTATCTTAATAAAATGGGAGCAGACATAAAAGGAGCAGGCACCAATAATATAAAAATTAAAGGTGTAAAAGAGCTAGGTAAGGTAAGGCACTCAGTGATTCCAGATAGAATTGAAGCAGGCACTTACATGGTAGCAGCAGCAATTACTGGAGGAGATGTTTTAATAGAAAATGTGATACCAAGTCATATTAAGCCTATAATAGCTAAGCTTATGGAAGCAGGAGTAAAAGTAG
This region includes:
- the murA gene encoding UDP-N-acetylglucosamine 1-carboxyvinyltransferase produces the protein MPKIIVEKSPALKGSVKISGAKNSTLPIIAASLLSSEVCTLEDIPALDDVDVISEVLASLGVDINRVSKNSLEINSSRIANIEAPYELMRKMRASFLVMGPLLTRMGRARVSLPGGCAIGTRPIDLHLKGFKALGAKIDVGHGYVEASADRLIGDKIYLDFPSVGATENIMMAATLAEGETIIENAAMEPEIVDLANYLNKMGADIKGAGTNNIKIKGVKELGKVRHSVIPDRIEAGTYMVAAAITGGDVLIENVIPSHIKPIIAKLMEAGVKVEEGEDNVRVIANNGIKAVDVKTLPYPGFPTDMQSQFMALMSIAEGTSVMIETVFENRYMHVDELKRMGADIKIDGRSAIIQGTNRMMGAPVKATDLRAGAALILAGLVSEGATEISDIYHIDRGYTDIEQKLANLGAKIYRKED